One Massilia sp. 9096 genomic window carries:
- a CDS encoding molybdopterin cofactor-binding domain-containing protein gives MKIPQTHADGARAGAGPETPFLGRPMQRIEDVSLLTGRGQYGDDVGVKPGTLHAAIVRSPHAHARIRAVDSGRAEAASGVRAVLTGADLAAWSKPFVVGVKAQMEMWALALDKVRYVGEPVAVVVADSRYLAEDGADLVTVDYEQLEPVAGIDDAVRDGAPVLHEAVGSNVVSDRSFRYGDPESAFAQADRTVGLTVRYPRNSCTPIECAVVIADWLGEEEGYDVASNFMGPFSLHTVMALALRVPGHKLRHRYFRDSGGSFGVKHAVFQYAVLMCLASRKAGAPVKWAEDRLEHLAGLTSATNRLSTIRAAVQNDGRITALSYDQFDDCGGYLRAPEPATFYRMHGVLTGAYAIPNLAVRNRVVLTNKTPAGLVRGFGGPQVYIALERLMQRIAVELNIEPLEVYRRNFIPADAFPYRAAAGALIDSGNYQRALELLHSEGGAAELYRRRAAARAQGRLYGIGFAAIVEPSISNMGYITTVLPKEARAKAGPKNGAIASATVGIDPLGGINVVIASAPAGQGHRTVCSQVVADVFGVQPDQIAVNVEFDTQKDAWSVAAGNYSSRFAGAVAGTLHLAAVQLRDKLARIAAPQLDCAPDEVVFKGGKVFAPSDPGKSLPFLRMAASPHWAPALLPEGMTPGLRETAFWTAESLGAPDEQDRVNTSAAYGFAFDMCGVEIDRATGRVTIDKYVTTHDAGKILNPALADGQIRGAFAQGLGAALMEEFRYGDDGSFQSGTFADYLVPTTCEVPEPHIIHLETPSPFTPLGAKGLGEGNNMSTPPCIANAVADALGVKDFTLPLTPSKVMDLIGADEPPPSRSAALAPEPAAAAAVSGTAAPAEVAPSKGGKALAARGAVVLDAPPQAVFAVLLDPDALVEVIPGCNALEPNGENRYKADVTVGVGLIKARYQAEVALSELDPPRSLRLAGAGLSAVGSARGSGLVTLEAQGPGTLLRYDYSAEVSGKVAAVGSRMLEGAAKIVLNQLFEQLGKTAAARSHPGGGDKIRAGVEIGNLADGASATHPAHAAQAAVPKPGLWRRLLALIGVKS, from the coding sequence ATGAAGATTCCTCAAACGCACGCCGATGGCGCCCGGGCCGGGGCGGGTCCGGAGACACCGTTTCTCGGCCGGCCGATGCAGCGCATCGAAGACGTGTCGCTCCTGACCGGCCGCGGCCAGTACGGCGACGACGTCGGCGTCAAGCCCGGCACCCTGCATGCCGCCATCGTGCGCTCGCCGCATGCCCACGCCCGCATTCGCGCCGTCGACAGCGGACGCGCCGAGGCAGCATCGGGCGTACGCGCCGTGCTGACGGGCGCCGACCTCGCGGCCTGGTCGAAACCCTTCGTGGTCGGCGTCAAGGCGCAGATGGAGATGTGGGCGCTGGCGCTGGACAAGGTGCGCTATGTGGGCGAACCGGTGGCGGTGGTGGTCGCCGACAGCCGCTACCTGGCCGAGGACGGGGCCGATCTCGTCACCGTCGACTACGAGCAGCTCGAGCCGGTCGCCGGCATCGACGACGCTGTCCGCGACGGCGCACCGGTGCTGCACGAAGCGGTCGGCAGCAACGTCGTGAGCGACCGCAGCTTCCGCTACGGCGACCCCGAGAGCGCCTTTGCCCAAGCCGACCGGACCGTCGGACTCACCGTGCGCTACCCGCGCAACTCGTGCACGCCGATCGAATGCGCGGTGGTGATCGCCGACTGGCTCGGCGAAGAGGAAGGCTACGACGTCGCCTCGAACTTCATGGGCCCGTTTTCGCTGCATACCGTGATGGCGCTGGCGCTGCGGGTACCCGGCCACAAGCTGCGCCACCGCTATTTTCGCGACTCGGGCGGCAGCTTCGGGGTCAAGCACGCTGTATTCCAGTATGCGGTGCTGATGTGCCTGGCCTCGCGCAAGGCCGGCGCGCCGGTCAAGTGGGCCGAAGACCGCCTCGAGCACCTGGCCGGCCTTACCTCCGCGACCAACCGATTGTCGACGATCCGCGCCGCCGTGCAGAACGACGGCCGCATCACCGCGCTCTCGTACGACCAGTTCGACGATTGCGGCGGCTACCTGCGCGCGCCCGAACCGGCCACCTTCTACCGCATGCATGGCGTGCTGACCGGCGCCTACGCGATCCCGAACCTGGCGGTGCGCAACCGCGTGGTCCTGACCAACAAGACCCCGGCCGGCCTGGTGCGCGGTTTCGGCGGCCCGCAGGTCTACATCGCGCTGGAACGCCTGATGCAGCGCATCGCGGTCGAACTGAACATCGAGCCGCTCGAAGTCTACCGCCGCAATTTCATCCCGGCCGACGCCTTCCCCTACCGCGCCGCCGCCGGCGCATTGATCGACTCGGGCAACTACCAGCGCGCGCTCGAGCTGCTGCACAGCGAAGGCGGCGCCGCAGAGCTCTACCGCCGGCGCGCGGCCGCGCGTGCGCAGGGGCGCCTGTACGGCATCGGTTTCGCCGCCATCGTCGAGCCCTCGATCTCGAACATGGGCTACATCACGACGGTGCTGCCGAAAGAAGCGCGCGCCAAGGCCGGCCCGAAGAACGGCGCCATCGCCTCGGCCACGGTCGGCATCGACCCGCTGGGCGGCATCAACGTGGTGATCGCCTCGGCGCCGGCCGGCCAGGGCCACCGCACCGTGTGCTCGCAAGTCGTGGCCGACGTGTTCGGCGTGCAGCCCGACCAGATCGCAGTGAATGTCGAATTCGACACCCAAAAGGATGCCTGGTCGGTGGCGGCCGGCAATTACTCGAGCCGCTTCGCCGGCGCGGTGGCCGGCACCCTGCATCTCGCCGCCGTGCAGCTGCGCGACAAGCTGGCCCGGATCGCCGCGCCGCAGCTGGATTGCGCGCCGGACGAGGTCGTGTTCAAGGGCGGCAAGGTGTTCGCCCCGAGCGATCCCGGGAAAAGCCTGCCGTTCCTGCGCATGGCCGCCAGCCCGCACTGGGCGCCGGCGCTGCTGCCCGAAGGCATGACGCCGGGCCTGCGCGAGACCGCGTTCTGGACCGCCGAGTCGCTGGGCGCGCCGGACGAGCAGGACCGCGTCAACACCTCGGCCGCCTATGGCTTCGCCTTCGACATGTGCGGCGTCGAGATCGACCGCGCCACCGGCCGCGTCACCATCGACAAGTACGTCACGACGCACGACGCCGGCAAGATCCTCAACCCGGCGCTGGCCGACGGCCAGATCCGCGGCGCCTTTGCCCAGGGCCTGGGCGCGGCGCTGATGGAAGAATTCCGCTACGGCGACGACGGCAGCTTCCAGTCCGGCACTTTTGCCGACTACCTGGTGCCGACCACCTGCGAGGTGCCCGAGCCGCACATCATCCACCTCGAGACGCCGAGTCCCTTTACGCCACTGGGCGCCAAGGGCCTGGGCGAAGGCAACAACATGAGCACCCCGCCCTGCATCGCCAACGCGGTGGCGGATGCGCTGGGCGTCAAGGATTTCACCTTGCCGCTGACGCCTTCCAAGGTGATGGACCTGATCGGTGCCGACGAGCCGCCCCCGTCCAGGTCGGCTGCGCTCGCGCCCGAGCCTGCGGCTGCCGCCGCAGTTTCCGGCACCGCGGCGCCGGCCGAGGTCGCGCCGTCCAAGGGCGGCAAGGCCCTGGCCGCGCGCGGCGCCGTCGTGCTCGACGCGCCGCCGCAAGCCGTGTTCGCCGTGCTGCTCGACCCGGACGCGCTGGTCGAGGTCATCCCGGGCTGCAATGCGCTCGAACCCAACGGCGAGAACCGCTACAAGGCCGATGTCACCGTCGGCGTGGGCCTGATCAAGGCGCGCTACCAGGCCGAGGTCGCGCTGTCCGAGCTCGATCCGCCGCGCAGCCTGCGCCTGGCCGGCGCCGGCCTGTCCGCGGTCGGCAGCGCGCGCGGCAGCGGCCTGGTGACGCTCGAGGCGCAAGGGCCGGGCACCCTGCTGCGCTACGACTACAGCGCCGAAGTTTCCGGCAAGGTCGCCGCGGTCGGCAGCCGCATGCTCGAAGGCGCGGCCAAGATCGTGCTGAACCAGCTGTTCGAACAGCTCGGCAAGACGGCCGCGGCGCGCAGCCACCCCGGCGGCGGCGACAAGATACGCGCCGGCGTCGAGATCGGCAACCTGGCCGACGGCGCCTCGGCGACGCACCCCGCACATGCAGCGCAGGCAGCGGTGCCCAAGCCCGGCCTGTGGCGCCGCCTGTTGGCGCTGATTGGAGTGAAATCATGA
- a CDS encoding xanthine dehydrogenase family protein subunit M, with translation MKPQAFDYARPDSADEAVGLLADGGDDARILAGGQSLMAVLNLRLAQPSVLIDISRVPDLNYVKNDGKTLAIGAAATQGMVEWRGELAREVPLLAQAFPHISHFQIRNRGTVCGSIAHADPSAELPLALLALGGQVVLRSRRGRRVVEADDFFQGMLMTARAADELVEEVRYPLARSGERYAFEEFSGRHGDFAVCAVAAVVNQDGIRLAVGGVSDRPRLKRFGALAAADLDGAINDFAWELDAKDDHHASAKFRRQLVRHLGRTAIERARAQESK, from the coding sequence ATGAAACCGCAAGCCTTCGATTACGCACGCCCCGACAGCGCCGACGAAGCAGTCGGGCTGCTGGCCGACGGCGGCGACGACGCGCGCATCCTGGCCGGCGGCCAGTCGCTGATGGCGGTGCTGAACCTGCGCCTGGCCCAGCCCAGCGTGCTGATCGACATCTCGCGCGTGCCCGACCTGAACTATGTGAAGAACGACGGCAAGACGCTGGCGATCGGCGCCGCCGCGACCCAGGGCATGGTCGAATGGCGTGGCGAGCTGGCGCGCGAAGTGCCGCTGCTGGCCCAGGCCTTCCCGCACATCTCGCATTTCCAGATCCGCAACCGCGGCACCGTGTGCGGCTCGATCGCCCACGCCGACCCCAGCGCCGAGCTGCCGCTGGCGCTGCTGGCCCTGGGCGGCCAGGTGGTGCTGCGCAGCCGGCGCGGACGCCGCGTGGTCGAAGCCGACGACTTCTTCCAGGGCATGCTGATGACGGCGCGCGCCGCGGACGAGCTGGTCGAAGAGGTTCGCTACCCGCTGGCTCGATCCGGCGAACGGTACGCGTTCGAGGAGTTCTCGGGGCGTCACGGCGACTTCGCGGTCTGCGCCGTCGCGGCCGTGGTCAACCAGGACGGGATCCGGCTGGCGGTCGGCGGCGTGTCCGACCGGCCGCGCCTCAAGCGCTTCGGTGCGCTGGCGGCCGCCGACCTGGACGGCGCCATCAACGATTTCGCCTGGGAGCTGGACGCCAAGGATGACCATCATGCGTCCGCCAAATTCCGCCGCCAGCTGGTGCGCCACCTGGGCCGCACGGCAATCGAGCGCGCACGCGCGCAGGAGAGCAAATGA
- a CDS encoding (2Fe-2S)-binding protein, with protein MKNYRKGQPIRIALTLNGQQRSGVCESRTLLSDFLRHDLGATGTHVGCEHGVCGACTVRIDGVAQRACMTLAVQVEDRRIDTVEGLNRGQDRLSDLQEAFRRNHALQCGFCTAGILMSCADYLERKPDPSELEVREMLSGHLCRCTGYTNIVMAVLETAAARNGRPVGATPAADKPGQAGVGMPEQAKLVNA; from the coding sequence ATGAAGAACTATCGTAAAGGCCAGCCGATCCGCATCGCCCTGACCCTCAACGGCCAGCAGCGCAGCGGCGTGTGCGAATCGCGCACCCTGCTGTCCGACTTCCTGCGTCATGACCTGGGCGCGACCGGCACTCATGTCGGCTGCGAGCACGGCGTGTGCGGCGCCTGCACGGTGCGGATCGACGGCGTCGCCCAGCGCGCCTGCATGACGCTGGCGGTGCAGGTCGAGGACCGGCGCATCGACACGGTCGAGGGCCTGAACCGCGGTCAGGACCGCCTGTCGGACCTGCAGGAAGCGTTCCGCCGCAACCACGCGCTGCAATGCGGCTTTTGCACGGCCGGCATCCTGATGTCATGCGCCGACTACCTCGAGCGCAAGCCGGACCCGAGCGAGCTCGAAGTGCGCGAGATGCTGTCCGGCCATCTGTGCCGCTGCACCGGCTACACCAACATCGTCATGGCGGTGCTCGAGACCGCGGCCGCGCGCAACGGCCGGCCGGTGGGCGCTACGCCAGCCGCCGACAAGCCGGGTCAGGCCGGCGTCGGCATGCCTGAACAAGCAAAATTGGTAAACGCATAA
- a CDS encoding AMP-binding protein, whose product MQDLGRTFLQSVERSPNALAVVDGGQRLTYAEWYERIQRVAHGLSTLGLRRGDHLLVVLQNRIEMATLHWACQFLGVIVTPLNWRAKPDEVDYCAGDSAAKAVVCEPVSAAAVAESHVASRLTRIGVGGADGTVQYAQLLEQAPPQPILQADSEAVSLMLYTSGTTGKPKGVPRRHRAERAAALGHVAQNLYRRGERTLGVMPLYHTMGVRSLLAMVLVDGVFVCVPKFDCAAAFRLIEQERLTCLYLVPTLYHDMLTWRANNPLTRIASVTKLGFAGAPMQDGLLKRLQETFQPELFVNHYGSSEVFTFAYDQDATRKAGSAGRAGINTRIRVVGLEAGSPDQVVAAGEEGQIICELEGEEAFESYWNRPDANAKSIRAGWYFTGDTGYVDLEGDLFVTGRVDDMIISGGENISPVDIESVLSLHPLVDEVAVAGLKDERWGQKVVAFVKTRAEVTPDQLNEHIRQSGLLDFKRPREYVFVREIPKSPVGKILRRKLVAGEFEEAK is encoded by the coding sequence GTGCAGGACTTAGGACGCACCTTTTTACAGAGTGTCGAACGCAGCCCGAACGCGCTGGCCGTGGTCGATGGCGGCCAGCGCCTCACTTATGCCGAGTGGTACGAGCGCATCCAGCGCGTCGCCCACGGCCTTTCCACGCTCGGCTTAAGGCGCGGCGACCACCTTCTGGTCGTGCTGCAGAACCGCATCGAGATGGCGACGCTGCACTGGGCCTGCCAGTTCCTCGGGGTGATCGTCACGCCGCTGAACTGGCGCGCCAAGCCGGACGAAGTCGATTACTGCGCCGGCGACTCGGCGGCGAAAGCCGTCGTCTGCGAACCGGTCAGTGCGGCGGCGGTCGCCGAGAGCCACGTCGCCTCGCGCCTGACCCGGATCGGCGTGGGCGGCGCCGACGGCACCGTGCAGTACGCGCAGCTGCTGGAACAGGCGCCGCCGCAGCCGATCCTGCAGGCCGACAGCGAAGCGGTCTCGCTGATGCTGTACACCTCCGGCACCACCGGCAAGCCCAAGGGCGTGCCACGCCGCCACCGCGCCGAACGCGCCGCGGCCCTCGGCCACGTCGCCCAGAACCTGTACCGCCGCGGCGAACGCACGCTCGGCGTGATGCCGCTGTATCACACGATGGGCGTACGCTCACTGCTGGCGATGGTGCTGGTCGACGGCGTGTTCGTGTGCGTACCGAAGTTCGACTGCGCGGCGGCCTTCCGCCTGATCGAACAGGAGCGCCTGACCTGCCTGTACCTGGTACCGACGCTGTACCACGACATGCTGACCTGGCGCGCGAATAACCCCCTGACCAGGATCGCCAGCGTGACCAAGCTGGGGTTTGCCGGCGCGCCGATGCAGGACGGCCTGCTCAAGCGTCTGCAGGAGACCTTCCAGCCCGAGCTGTTCGTCAACCACTACGGCTCGTCCGAGGTGTTCACCTTCGCCTACGACCAGGACGCGACGCGCAAGGCCGGCAGCGCCGGCCGGGCCGGCATCAACACCCGCATCCGCGTGGTCGGCCTCGAAGCCGGCTCGCCCGACCAGGTCGTGGCCGCCGGAGAGGAAGGCCAGATCATCTGCGAGCTCGAAGGCGAGGAAGCCTTCGAATCCTACTGGAACCGCCCCGACGCCAACGCCAAATCGATCCGCGCGGGCTGGTACTTCACCGGCGACACCGGCTACGTCGACCTGGAGGGCGACCTGTTCGTCACCGGCCGCGTGGACGACATGATCATCAGCGGCGGCGAGAACATCTCGCCGGTCGACATCGAGTCGGTGCTGTCGCTGCATCCACTGGTCGACGAAGTCGCCGTGGCCGGCCTGAAGGACGAGCGCTGGGGCCAGAAGGTGGTCGCCTTCGTCAAGACGCGCGCCGAGGTCACCCCGGACCAGCTCAACGAACATATCAGACAATCCGGCCTGCTCGACTTCAAGCGCCCGCGCGAGTACGTGTTCGTGCGCGAGATCCCGAAGTCCCCGGTGGGGAAAATCCTGCGCCGCAAGCTGGTGGCCGGCGAATTCGAGGAAGCAAAATGA